In Parafrankia discariae, a genomic segment contains:
- a CDS encoding RNA polymerase sigma factor, with protein sequence MTQVDNAAPAPGSAAAPPNPSEDEFTAFFRASYRRLLRTALYAGAGKQEAEDAISAAMEDILCRWSEVEHPYPYARRAMLNHFYKARTRGLDRVRQRQVARGDTLQDGEDAALTVWEDRQWVDQLLASLPPAQRQVMEGILADLTTAEIGVLLGKTPAAVRQNLVAARRGLKAVLLQERAPFNHSPASPKKGV encoded by the coding sequence GTGACCCAGGTCGACAACGCAGCCCCGGCACCAGGCTCGGCCGCCGCGCCGCCGAACCCATCAGAAGACGAGTTCACGGCATTCTTCCGCGCAAGCTATCGCAGGCTGTTGCGGACGGCCCTGTACGCAGGTGCCGGTAAACAGGAGGCCGAGGACGCGATCTCTGCCGCGATGGAGGACATCCTGTGTCGCTGGAGCGAGGTCGAGCATCCCTATCCCTATGCCCGCCGAGCAATGCTGAACCACTTCTACAAGGCGCGGACGCGCGGACTCGATCGGGTCCGGCAACGCCAGGTCGCGCGAGGCGACACACTGCAGGACGGTGAGGACGCCGCGTTGACCGTGTGGGAGGACCGGCAGTGGGTCGATCAGCTGCTTGCCTCGCTGCCACCCGCGCAGCGCCAGGTGATGGAGGGAATTCTCGCCGATCTGACCACGGCTGAGATAGGCGTGCTGCTGGGCAAGACTCCCGCCGCGGTCCGACAGAACCTCGTGGCGGCCCGTCGGGGGCTCAAGGCGGTCCTGCTCCAGGAGCGTGCCCCGTTCAATCACAGTCCCGCCTCACCTAAGAAGGGGGTGTGA
- a CDS encoding Crp/Fnr family transcriptional regulator, protein MTRDDPLREPGAQEPPDDLLAGLLDLADEVVGRVADEEVEAHLRRVQESRQRLAQGDTAGAGEPVAAGLRAETPKAAAIAGGESTSAPPRDWPAATLLGQLPEQTRRVLLSLGTFHEYADGEVLMQEGDSTTFVVLLLSGWVKVTAATENGGFALLAIGSAGDLVGEQAGLDGEPRSATVTAAGAVLAKVMPLEHFLALLRSHPDIGPPLLRAVSAKLRSSTRRRVEFGGCTIAMRLARVICELDRSYGVDATDGPGRRVQIAFTQPELAALVGAAEPTVHKDLRKLREEGVVDTRYRAIVIRDVEALYRAAGVRQHDLQPGNQPKAAGSALLNISSVEKEPLPSPTTT, encoded by the coding sequence ATGACCAGGGATGACCCACTCCGCGAACCCGGCGCGCAGGAGCCGCCCGATGACCTGCTCGCCGGGCTCCTCGACCTCGCCGACGAGGTTGTCGGCCGCGTCGCCGACGAGGAGGTGGAGGCTCACCTTCGACGCGTCCAGGAATCCCGCCAGCGTCTAGCCCAAGGGGACACCGCAGGAGCAGGCGAGCCGGTAGCGGCTGGCCTGCGGGCCGAAACCCCGAAGGCTGCCGCTATTGCTGGCGGCGAGTCCACGTCCGCACCGCCTCGTGATTGGCCGGCGGCCACTCTGCTCGGTCAACTGCCAGAGCAGACCCGGCGCGTGCTTCTCAGCCTTGGCACCTTTCACGAGTACGCCGACGGCGAGGTCCTCATGCAGGAGGGCGACTCCACCACCTTCGTGGTCCTGCTGTTGAGCGGGTGGGTCAAGGTCACAGCTGCCACCGAGAATGGAGGCTTCGCGCTGCTGGCCATCGGAAGCGCCGGCGACCTCGTCGGCGAGCAGGCCGGGCTGGACGGCGAGCCGCGCTCGGCGACGGTCACGGCGGCCGGCGCCGTGCTGGCCAAGGTCATGCCCCTGGAACACTTCCTCGCCTTGCTTCGCTCCCACCCCGACATCGGGCCACCCCTGCTGCGGGCGGTGAGCGCCAAGCTGCGCAGCTCGACCCGGCGCCGGGTCGAGTTCGGCGGGTGCACGATCGCGATGCGGCTGGCCCGGGTGATCTGCGAGCTGGACCGGTCATACGGAGTCGATGCGACGGACGGGCCAGGCCGGCGTGTCCAGATCGCATTCACCCAGCCGGAGCTGGCTGCGCTGGTCGGCGCCGCCGAGCCAACGGTGCACAAGGATCTACGCAAGCTACGGGAGGAGGGTGTGGTGGACACTCGCTACCGGGCGATCGTGATCCGGGATGTTGAGGCTCTGTACCGAGCAGCTGGAGTCCGTCAGCACGACCTACAACCTGGAAATCAGCCAAAGGCAGCTGGTTCGGCGCTACTCAACATTAGTTCAGTAGAGAAAGAACCACTTCCCTCTCCTACGACCACTTAG
- a CDS encoding site-specific integrase, protein MKVFIAQSKTDQTGVGAFVGVAHGHPAGTCTASCPVQAVADWTYALADTLGLPDPTRLPADSPLFRPIDRHGRLGSPTTGPDTPLSGRSVARIVQAAVALLDDPDRFPPAAFGAHSLRAGFVTQAGLNRIPIETVMRQTRHRSMATAMGYYRPASIFHNNPSAQLGL, encoded by the coding sequence TTGAAGGTCTTCATCGCCCAGTCGAAGACCGACCAGACCGGTGTCGGTGCGTTCGTCGGCGTCGCCCACGGCCACCCCGCCGGCACCTGCACCGCCAGCTGCCCCGTCCAGGCCGTGGCGGACTGGACGTACGCCCTCGCCGACACCCTCGGCCTGCCCGACCCGACCCGACTACCCGCCGACAGTCCGCTGTTCCGGCCGATCGACCGCCACGGCCGACTCGGCAGCCCCACCACAGGACCCGACACCCCGCTCTCGGGCCGGTCAGTGGCCCGGATCGTGCAGGCCGCGGTCGCCCTCCTCGACGACCCCGACCGATTCCCACCGGCAGCCTTCGGCGCCCACAGCCTGCGCGCCGGGTTCGTCACCCAAGCCGGCCTGAACCGCATCCCGATCGAAACCGTCATGCGCCAAACCCGCCACCGCTCCATGGCCACCGCCATGGGCTACTACCGACCCGCCTCGATCTTCCACAACAACCCCTCCGCGCAACTGGGGCTGTAG
- a CDS encoding class I SAM-dependent methyltransferase: MKREPDLVDAETGVGHANEPHRARRVAESFGVDAARYDRTRPSYPEALVARVVAASPGPRVVDVGCGTGIVARLLRAAGCQVLGVEVDARMAEFARQGGLEVEVAAFEDWEPAGRVFDAVVSGQSWHWVDPVKGAANAARALRPGGRLAVFWNAFAPPPEIAEAFASVYRHVAPDLPFSPWAAPTLDADAALAARAVDGMQAAGGFGDAEQWRFGWERTYSRDDWIDQVPTHGGHSQLPTAQLNQLLAGLGAAFDVFGGSITMPYVTLAVTAERTG; encoded by the coding sequence CTGAAGCGAGAGCCTGACCTGGTAGACGCAGAGACCGGCGTGGGTCACGCGAACGAGCCGCACCGTGCGCGGCGGGTGGCGGAATCGTTCGGCGTCGACGCCGCACGTTATGACCGGACGCGGCCGAGCTATCCGGAAGCGTTGGTCGCGCGGGTGGTAGCGGCCAGTCCCGGGCCTCGGGTGGTCGACGTCGGCTGTGGCACGGGCATCGTGGCCCGCCTGTTGCGCGCGGCGGGCTGCCAGGTGCTGGGAGTCGAGGTGGATGCGCGGATGGCCGAATTCGCGAGACAGGGCGGGCTGGAAGTGGAGGTCGCGGCGTTCGAGGACTGGGAGCCGGCGGGCCGGGTGTTCGACGCCGTGGTCTCCGGCCAGTCCTGGCACTGGGTGGATCCGGTGAAGGGAGCGGCGAACGCGGCGCGCGCGCTGCGCCCGGGCGGTCGACTGGCCGTGTTTTGGAACGCCTTCGCGCCCCCGCCCGAGATAGCCGAAGCCTTTGCCTCGGTCTACCGGCACGTCGCGCCCGACCTGCCGTTCAGCCCATGGGCGGCCCCGACCCTCGACGCGGATGCCGCGTTGGCCGCCAGGGCAGTCGACGGGATGCAAGCCGCCGGTGGTTTCGGCGACGCCGAACAATGGCGGTTCGGCTGGGAACGGACGTACTCCCGGGACGACTGGATTGATCAGGTGCCCACTCACGGCGGCCACAGCCAGCTCCCGACAGCCCAGCTGAACCAGCTGCTGGCCGGCCTCGGCGCCGCGTTCGACGTGTTTGGCGGCAGCATCACGATGCCCTACGTGACCCTGGCGGTCACGGCCGAGCGCACCGGGTAG